In Vanacampus margaritifer isolate UIUO_Vmar chromosome 6, RoL_Vmar_1.0, whole genome shotgun sequence, the DNA window GGAGTgtgtgtggaggaggaggaggggggagagGCTGAGGCTGCCGAGCATGAGGAAGTGCAAGTTGAAGTGGCAGCGGCGACCTCGGTAACAGAAACGGCGGCTCAGTCATCCGAAGCTGAAGAGCAGCCCGTGGATGCAGGTAGCGTCGACATTTCTCTGAAGCCTCACAACTTGATGTGGATCATATTCAGCAGGAAGTTTCTCGCTTTACAGAAACCGAAATCATCGAAGAGTACATAGAGCCCATTGCGGTGGAAACAAAAGAGGTTCGTTAGTTCATGTTTTTCCTGCCAGTGAACGGACTCCAGTACTGATGTTtgctttttcttcattttgcttCCAGTTTGTAAACAGACAGTTCATTCCAGATGGCACATTCAGCAGCAGCGAACAGGAACAAGGGGAGGAGTGGACCACAGAAACTGAGGTGCACTGCAACTTTTTGACCTCTTTGCCACAGCATTTTCcttcattgtctttttttgaaaacttttttttaatgaatggctggttggCTGTCATTTTATAATGTTTCTCTTTAAGTATTTTCATTTAGGTTCAGTTTCAAATTTTACATGCTCGTGGGTATTTGAATTTTGAAGTTTCACTGTAATTGAACAATGTTATAAATGGCCCTTTGACTCTTAATTCACAGAGTTTATAGAACTCCGGCGCAATGCCGGATTTCAGGCGGAAGATATAGGATGAGTCCCATGTGTCTTGCTTAAATACATCCACACCATAATGAATCAAAAGAGTTTATCCGCCAATAGTCAAAGTCAAATTAACAGCCATTAGCCAATCAGAGGCAGAGTAGGGCGGGTCTTGTCTTGAAATAGCGCAATGACCAATCCAGATACGCTGCGCACGTATTCATAGATGGAAGGGAGAATTACTAAACATGGTGAGGACACATCTTaactggaataaaaaataaaaataaaaaggtgtgaAAAGCAAGTGGGCGCTGGACATGGTTCCTTTTAAAAGCGGCCGAAAGCTTTTCTCCCATTTGTGCCACAAATTGACACAGCCAGGTGTTAGCTTCTGTAGCGTGTGCTTGAGGAAAAAGTGCTAGTAGTAGGCTACAAAGGGGACCCCAGCCACAAAAACTTGGGTTCATGCACTTATTTAGTAGCCTACATTTTCATGTGCTATGTTGCCTATGTAATCactccccgggaaaaaaaaaatgagcgcGCACGCATCACAAGTTTGCTGCTGGTTTGTGTGCCTCGCAGGTGATCGCTGCTATGCAGCAGCAGCCTTTGCCGCAGGCCCCTCCCCCTATTGCCATGGAGAGCCAACCGTTAACCTTGGTGACTCCTTTGCCACCGACTGACCCCATGGCCAGGAAGCAGGTGGTGCAGGACCTGATGGCACAGATGCAGGGAACGTACAACTTCATGCAGGTGAGACTGGATTGGCAGCAGGtggaaattcaaaaaaaaaaaaaaaattgcttgttAGGTTAATTggacactctaaattgtccgtaggtgtaAGTGTGAAGGGTTGTTTGTATGTGCCTGAAAATTGGCTGGCGACCCGATCAAGTTCTACCCCTCCTCTTGCCTAAAGTCAGCAGGGATAGGCTCCGTCTGAACTATGACCCCATGTAGAAAATGGAATGATGGGTGGTTTGTTTTGTATGAGACTAATTGGAGCTGTGGGTTTAGGACTCCATGTTGGAGTTTGACGGACCGCCTATCGACCCCGCCATTGTATCGGCCCAGCCCATGAAGCCCGGTCACACCATGGACCTGCCACAGATGATGTGTCCACCAGGTAAGCCAGAAGATGACAAATGTCTCGGGTATGCCGTCTTGTTGACGAAACCTCAAATGTCTTTTAGTTCATCTCGACTCGCGGCTGTCGCAAGCCAACAACGCTGTTCCTGTCCAAGCTGAGCCTGCACGTGTAAGTGACTCAACAATccataccattttttttcttttgtgttcaTCCACTCTGAACAAGAGGACATGCTTGACTTTGATTCTGTTTGCAGGTACCCATCGTCTCCCCAACACCACCACCCATGTATCAAACCTCTCATACGCCAGATTCCCGACCAACAGAAACCATCGACCCCATCCAGGTAAACAAGGAAAAACTGTCTGTGTTCTTAGGACTCAATTGGAAAATTGAGGCATTATAATAACATGATTTTGTCCAAATAGCCAATTACTACTACAAAAGGTTAGGGCGACTATGCTTTGGATGACTGAACATTGTGCATTCTAACAAAAAACAGTTGATAGAATCTCTTTGTTTGGGACAGACGTCCATGTCCTTGCCGTCGGAGCAGCCGCCCCCGTCCGCGTCCCTCCCACCTGCCTCCCAGACCCCCGTCTACCAGCCTGTCCCCAAAGCTCCCCACAGCAGCGGCATCAACGTCAACGCAGCACCATTCCAGTCCATGCAGACGGTAAGACCGTTTTGTCCCCGTACTTCATCACTGCAATAAGCagattgttggatttttttggaGCCCAAACAAATACAGTTTGACTTTGATTGTAATGAGTCCCCCAGCATGCAAGTTTTTCTCATTGCAAATTGCATTAGCGCTTAAAACATGACACTGACCACGTCCTCCGGTTTTGCCATCACCTGCTAGGTGTTCAATCTCAACGCGCCAGTCCCGCCTGCGAGTGAGACGGAGGCTTTGAGCCAGCACGGCCAGTACCAGAACAACTTCAACCAGGCCTTCAGCAGCCAGCCTCAGCATCCTGTAGAACCGACAGAGATGCAGCCAGAACAGCTGCAACCTGGTAGGCAACCCTGTCTTTCATTTGGTGCTTTAAACCAAGAATAACTTTTTACCCTTGTTTTTAGTTGGTGCCTTCCATTCCCAAGAACAGTCTGGAGGCCATCAGCAGCCTTCGCAGCAAGGCCCAGGCTTCAACAGGCAGCCTCAGGCCTTCTATAACAGCAGAGGGATGTCTCGTGGCGGACCCCGCAACGCCAGAGGAATGATCAACGGCTACAGAGGCTCATCCAATGGCTTCAGAGGTTACCTCTTCCCTGCAGTCCATTTTGGATTTATCATTGTTTGTGTCCCACTAACAcattttaaacacgttttcatttCTAGGTGGCTATGACGGTTATCGCCCTCCTTTCGCAAACACTCCCAACTCTGGTTATGGACAGACTCAATTCAGCACGCCCAGGGATTACTCAAATGGGAATTATCAGAGGGTATGAAGCACTCCtttgatattttattattttggtctTAAAAGCCCCCCTAAAATCGAAtttgtgttccccttgtcgCTGACTGCTCAAGGATGGTTACCAACAGAACTACAAGCGTGGAGCCGGCCAGGGACCCAGAGGTGCTTCGAGAGGCAGCAGTCAGGCAATGAGATCCTGAAAGGCCTCATAATGACTGAATAAATGCACCACACTGAAAATTCCAAATTCAAAAATTATTCATTTCCCCCAAGCTCACTCTTGCTCTGTTCAGTATGTTCATCAGTGGTATTGTTCCTGTCTGCTCCAATCAGAGTAGCGGCTGCTTTGacattgaaaaatataaaatcatcTAGTCTGGACACAAGTAAAGCTGTAAATGCAATCAGTGATTTACAGAGGCCATGTGTTAAAAATATTCCTGGAAACTTGAAAGATTtcataagttattttttgtattaaaatgcaCCTGCCACTGCTGGTCCAATCCATGGGAGTCAATTCCCTTTCTCAGTTGTCGTCATTTTGGTtctgggaagaagaaaaaaaacgtttttatgttCAACAAGCTCCCTTGTCTGTAAATTGATGTTGCTTAAAGGGTTTCAATAAAGTTGTGTTGCATACCCAAGATTCAgctttgtatttactttttgtcaATGTTACAGTTTGTTATTAAATTGTGTGATGTAGTATTTATTAAATTCACTGTCATGACGTTGCACCCTATTTACTCATGCCATACTTTTGGATGAGGGTCACAGCCATGGTGAGCTGAATCTATGCCATCTGGCTTTGAGAAAGGGATGGGCTCCACTATTATAGACTGTTCCCAGTTGGTTACAGATCACCCATTGGCAACTTATGTGGGAAGTGGCTAGAGAAAACCCATACAATGTTGGACCAGAACCCAAGAACTATGAGGCAGACTTAACACTCTGGTACTCTGCATGATTTTGCATTGCTTATTTTACATACAGAATAGGATTATAGTATGGATCCACCTCCAAGACCAATTAAGTAATTTTTCATGCTGGGAAATAACATAACGGtgtgcttttcctttttttaagttaataGCGCCCCTAGTGGcgttgtatttaaaataaaggaaaattacaaattatatttttacaaacaaaaactttatttgttattatttgacTCAAAACGTTAGTTTTTGTCACATCGTCACAGTTTGAAATCAATTAAATCGCTACTAGCTTTCtaaatttatccatccatccgttgaGCTCTAAAACgttctttttcaaaatcaacgcaaacacaaaaaacacaactgtTAACTTGTTAGACACCAAGTGATCAGTTGAAAACATTTCCTTGGATTGCacgtggagtaaaaaaaaaaaagaaagaaaaaagtaatttacGGAGGAGTAGGACCAacgtcgcagattgatgacgccACAGCAATGGGTCCTTCGTGAATCGCGTCTCACTCCATGTGAGTTTATCAACAGCATGATGGAAGCATACATCTAAACGAAAGCTTCGACTTTGGGGATTTTTAGCAAGTGTGTTAGCAATACAGCGCAACACGGGATTTATTATACTTGCATCTAAAGGttgcttgttttttattgtttcactTAGATATTTATTGAGACATTCTGTGCTACAATTTGCTGAATGAATTAACTATTATGTTGACGCTTGCTTGTTATGATGCGGACATTATTTGCATCCCAATGTTGTGCTAAAATAATCTTAAATTACATTTGAACACTTCCTAAgtaatttctctttttttacctATGCTTACGTAGCATGACGTcctttgagagaaaaaaaaaggcagtggatattttgccgtgaccggctaAACATTCACTGGGGcagaatttgtacttgtagttctTGCGCAATTCACGGCGAAATAGCGCTaagtggcgagttgccagtcactgcaaaatatccacttcgtttaaaaaatgaatcatgTTTGACAGCTTTCACTTCATTACATTTTTAGAGAGCAATGTTTATATGTTAGGCTATTTGTGCTTATATAAGCAAAAGGGAGCAAAATGAGTGATTCCTCTCTGCATTGTTTCTTCAGTAAAACAATGGCAACTGTCCGCAAGAAGGTTGACAACCGCATTCGTGTCCAGATTGAGAATGGAGTCGCACTGCAGCATCGCACCATGTTTGTTGTGGTGGGAGATCGTGGACGAGATCAGGTATTGTCCTGATTCTTTTAATGGATTTGGGCTAGTTGGCATTCagcaaaataatgtatttgggTTTATGATCCAGGTGGTGATTCTGCATCACATGCTATCCAAAGCAAGTGTCCGAGCACGACCGTCTGTTCTGTGGTGCTACAAAAAAGAACTTGGCTTCAGCAGGTGACCACACGCGTCCTCCTCTCTTATTCCCtacttgtttgttgttgtgttgttgttgtttttgactgTGCGCGTGTCCAAGCAGCAACCGCAAGAAACGTATGAAGCAGCtgcagaagaaaataaaaacgggcACATTGAACCTGAATCAGGATGACCCTTTTGAGCTTTTTGTTGCTGCCACTAACATTCGCTACTGTTACTACAATGAGACCCACAAGATACTGGGAAACACTTTTGGCATGTGTGTCCTACAGGTGAGTCCGTCAGTCCTTACAAACATTTTCCTAATGAAAGTGGAGATGAGATTATGAGATTTTTGTTTGCCTTCTTGCACAGGATTTTGAAGCCCTCACTCCCAACTTGCTAGCCAGAACCGTTGAGACAATTGAAGGCGGTGGTATTGTAGTCATACTGTTACGGACGGTGAACTCCCTCAAGCAGCTCTACACAATGACCATGGTAAGTTTGGAAGTATTTTGGCTTCTCCACATAAAATGGGTTTACAATGCAGGTCCGCATATCCAAATTTTGCAACTTGAGAACAATAACATTGAATCATCTCCCTTCACCTAAGCAAATCCAGCCATAATGCACCTCTTTCTTAGTCACATGATCCAACAATTATTGTGAAATTCTCTTCCAGGACGTGCATGCTCGTTACAGAACGGAGGCTCATCAGGACGTGGTTGGAAGATTCAATGAGAGGTAAATTCTGTTCACATTTAGgacattttacagcaattaCTAAGTGTCCCTTTTGTTTTTCCCGTAGGTTCATCCTGTCCCTCGCCTCCTGCAGAAACTGTGTCGTCATCGACGACCAACTCAACATCCTGCCCATCTCCAGCCACATGGCCAACATCAAGCCTGTTCCGCCAAAGACGCAGGTGCCCGTGCAGAAAACGTCGCTTGCTTGTTCGTTCAATGCTGCGAAACTAATCATTTTCCACGCTTCTGCCGCAGGAGGATGGGCCGTCTCCAAAAGAGCAAGAGCTGAAGGACCTCAAGGAGTCTCTCCAGGATACTCAGCCAGTCGGTGTGTTGGTGGATAACTGCAGAACCATGGATCAGGTGAAAATCCATTTGATTGTCTTGAAGTTGGTTTAGGATTTTTTATGATAGGTCATTTTTCTATTGTTTTAACTTTGACGTGTGTTTTTCGCTAGGCCAAAGCCGTGCTCAAGTTCATCGAAGCTATCTCCGAGAAGACCCTGAGAAGCACCGTGGCTCTGACAGCTGCTCGTGGCCGAGGCAAATCTGCCGCCATGGGGCTGGCTGTCGCTGGAGCTGTGGCTTTTGGGTAGGAATAAGCCAACAGAGCATGAAAAGCGGGCAAATGGATAACATGGAATGTGTCTCGTGAAAGTGCTGCTCTCAAAACTTCTAACAGTGTTCTGATGTCGTTTCCAGCTACTCCAACATCTTCGTAACCTCCCCAAACCCTGACAATCTGCACACCATGTTTGAGTTCATCTTTAAAGGCTTTGATGCGCTTCAGTATCAGGTAATCAAGGTTTCCATGggccattaaaaagtatttaaagtCATTATATGGATTTGGAAACAAAAAGAGGGgcattaaaacattaaatacgATATTCAGAGGCTGAGAGGCATCCAACATTTGAAAtacaattgatgtaaaaaaatattgttgttcatgctttattttacaaacaacaTTATGTTAAGGAGTCACTATGActaaatgtgttaaaattagagctgtcaaacgattacatttttttatcagattaatcacatcttagaattttgattaatcacgattgatcgcttaataaaaaagcctttttttatcttcatttcCCCCTcgtcaaatttgaagagcaccggttatgtgttaattcttttgacatttaatgttatgaggatgtcttaaaaaaaaatttgatccactgctcatcctcctctttttctaatcagttaattacgtgcataatttaaaatggaaaaaaatgaccccggcattttgacatgaacaaatattctaaatgtgatacgcaaacattcattaactctttgactgccaaaaacgttaaataacgtttagtaaaatcctatggaggagtgccaaagacgttaaaagacgtttttttcaaaacagaggtgaaactaaccattttctattgttgatttctgaaaaacggaataaggtagaaacaaacttttttttctgatgaaagatgagagtccaatctttcatttggtagtatgtgtgtttccatagtccaaacacataattttctgtggaccttgaaagatcagtcaaaaatgcttaaatctgctggcacccacggcatcccttttctgaaaacgtctggcagtcaaagagttaaatactttactttaattcagaaaattatgtttattgctcaaacacaacctgtgctaccttaaacgtagccatccgctgtcacgctaaaggatcatctatggttaaaattaaaagtgcgattaatctgcgttaattcatgattaatgcgataattttttgtgattaattaatcagttaacgctttaactttgacagcactagttcaAATATATTCATTTGTGGCGACTGGTgactagttgtaatttacaatgaacaaaatggcctggaagcttcttcatgttccaaatatcaattgctctgaatttgaaaagaaaaatgtactgttcctATCACCAgcatccaacatgaaacaccaaCGCCACattgtggcaaaaaaattacaaatgtatgaCTCGATATTTTACGCTTCTTTTGACTATTTAGTATATCTTTTTACCTTCAAATAACTATAAAATACTTATCATAAAATGACCTTAGCAATGGTTGAAAGCTACAACCACATTTATATTTGGTAACCATACTGTATgtatccacttttatgttaattaacaagagtatgaaaaaattaaagaaatacttTGTTGTATATATAGAATTTATATAATGTGAGATTAATTTGCGCTATGGAAGTCATGCCGTTAATTTTaggattaaaatttgtaatcaactgacagccctaatatgtaggtatacatgtatgtgtgtgtgtgcgtgcatataCAGTACGACGTGGGCATTACATTAGTTTTGAGGTGCATTAAAAACAGCATGAATTTAGACTTGCtgatacctgcagaaaccctgGCTAATGTTTCTCACCGTGGGCCTCACGTCCTCTTTGTCTCGTGCAGGAGCATCTGGACTATGAGATCATCCAGTCGCTGAATCCAGAGTTCAACAAAGCGGTCGTGAGAGTGAACGTCTTTAAAGAGCACAGGCAGACTATTCAGGTAAACACACTTTTCCCTGTGGGTTTTCTCTGTGCACATAACGCAAAGCTCCTTTTCTGCAGTATATCCATCCAGGTGACGCGGTCAAACTCGGCCAGGCTGAACTTTTGGTGATTGATGAAGCTGCAGCCATCCCTTTACCTCTAGTCAAGAACCTGCTGGGACCGTATCTGGTTTTCATGGCCTCCACCATCAATGGGTCGGTACATTTTCACTGATATCGGGTACATGCACCGTGTACAGTTAATATAAAAAGTtgacacacccctgtttaaatgccaGGTTTGTTTgatggaaaggaaaaaaaactttttccaccatcaCTATCACTTTTAACCAGTACaacccaactattttttttttctttttaagttttcatgaGGAAAAGTGAAAAGAAACAACTGAGATAATATGGAGAAATTGTGCACTTCTTCTTATAactgggatgtggctgtgttcagaattagcCAGTCACTGTT includes these proteins:
- the caprin1b gene encoding caprin-1b — encoded protein: MPSAMNANATAQSASPDVGSAPGVVGSHPLSGPSEVLKQVLQVIDKKARNMEKKKSKLDDYRVRKDKGESLNQDQLEALCKYQEVVNNLEFARELQKTFVALGQDIQKAVKKSARREQLQREEAGQRRLKTVLELQFLLDRLGDEMVRQDLKQGSMLLTDVDLTAFDEFYKLVGPDRDQKIRLVDQYEGASVHLWDLLEGKDKAVVGTTYKALKEKLEQLLLSGYFDQVPSHQNGVCVEEEEGGEAEAAEHEEVQVEVAAATSVTETAAQSSEAEEQPVDAETEIIEEYIEPIAVETKEFVNRQFIPDGTFSSSEQEQGEEWTTETEVIAAMQQQPLPQAPPPIAMESQPLTLVTPLPPTDPMARKQVVQDLMAQMQGTYNFMQDSMLEFDGPPIDPAIVSAQPMKPGHTMDLPQMMCPPVHLDSRLSQANNAVPVQAEPARVPIVSPTPPPMYQTSHTPDSRPTETIDPIQTSMSLPSEQPPPSASLPPASQTPVYQPVPKAPHSSGINVNAAPFQSMQTVFNLNAPVPPASETEALSQHGQYQNNFNQAFSSQPQHPVEPTEMQPEQLQPVGAFHSQEQSGGHQQPSQQGPGFNRQPQAFYNSRGMSRGGPRNARGMINGYRGSSNGFRGGYDGYRPPFANTPNSGYGQTQFSTPRDYSNGNYQRDGYQQNYKRGAGQGPRGASRGSSQAMRS